In Coraliomargarita parva, the genomic stretch TCATCTTTTCACAGATTTCTGCGTAGGAAGTGCTCTTTTCAGTCTTCACGGTAAGGTCGACAACCGAAACAGTCGGAGTCGGCACGCGGAAGGCCATACCAGTGAGTTTGCCTTGAACGGCAGGAAGCACCAGACCAACAGCCTTAGCAGCACCAGTGGTGGAAGGAATGATGTTGAGCGCTGCAGTGCGGCCACCCTTCATGTCCTTCGGGGAAGGACCGTCAACGGTGCGTTGCGTCGCAGTGTAAGAGTGAACGGTGGTCATCAGACCTTCAGCGATGCCGAAGTTGTCGAGAACAACCTTGGTGATCGGAGCCAAGCAGTTAGTGGTGCAGGATGCGTTGGAGATAATGTCCTGCTCTGCAGTCAACTCGTCGTCATTGACACCAAGAACAACAGTCTTCACACCGTCACCCTTGCCCGGAGCGGAGATGATGACCTTCTTGGCACCTGCGTCGAGGTGGCCCTTGGCCTTCTCGTCTTGAACGAACAGGCCGGTGGACTCGATAACGATGTCAACACCCAGTTCTTTCCAGGGAAGAGCAGCCGGACCTTCACGGACGGCCAGCGTCTTGATTTCTTGACCATTCACAACCAGGATATCGTCACCCTTGGTTTCTACAGTGCCCTTGAAGCGGCCTTGTGTGGTGTCATACTTGAGGAGGTAAGCGAGGTTTTCTGCCGGAACGAGGTCGTTGATCGCAACAACTTCGATTTCGCTGCCGAGGAGGCCCTTTTCTACGAGAGAACGAAAGACCAGGCGACCGATGCGGCCGAATCCGTTAATACCAATTTTAGTAGCCATTATTTATCCTGTTTAGTTTTCAGTTTTAGGTGAAAGGATGAGGACGTGCTCTTGTAGTCTGCCGGAGCAGCATGGCAAGAGTTAATCGACACCCTCCTCATCCAGAAAATACGGCCCAAAAGCAATTCTA encodes the following:
- the gap gene encoding type I glyceraldehyde-3-phosphate dehydrogenase; this encodes MATKIGINGFGRIGRLVFRSLVEKGLLGSEIEVVAINDLVPAENLAYLLKYDTTQGRFKGTVETKGDDILVVNGQEIKTLAVREGPAALPWKELGVDIVIESTGLFVQDEKAKGHLDAGAKKVIISAPGKGDGVKTVVLGVNDDELTAEQDIISNASCTTNCLAPITKVVLDNFGIAEGLMTTVHSYTATQRTVDGPSPKDMKGGRTAALNIIPSTTGAAKAVGLVLPAVQGKLTGMAFRVPTPTVSVVDLTVKTEKSTSYAEICEKMKEASEGSLKGILGYTEDEVCSSDFIHEELSSIFDAGSGIALSDTFFKLVSWYDNEWGYSNRVVELVQKVSKFL